A section of the Streptomyces sp. SLBN-118 genome encodes:
- a CDS encoding SRPBCC family protein — protein MSTVKQAVEVGVPVHTAYNQWTQFEEFPKFMEGVEEVRQLDDRHNHWTTEIGGVRREFDTEIIDQLPDERIAWRTTSGDTKQKGMVRFQSLDETHTRVELVMDVEGTGVAEKGADMLGMIDRRVKGDMRRFKEYIEQRGGESGAWRGRVTPG, from the coding sequence ATGAGCACGGTGAAGCAAGCGGTGGAAGTTGGCGTTCCCGTCCACACGGCCTACAACCAGTGGACGCAGTTTGAGGAGTTCCCGAAGTTCATGGAAGGGGTTGAGGAGGTCAGGCAGCTCGATGACCGGCACAACCACTGGACCACCGAGATCGGCGGTGTCCGGCGGGAGTTCGACACCGAGATCATCGACCAGCTCCCTGACGAGCGGATTGCGTGGCGCACGACCAGCGGCGACACCAAGCAGAAGGGCATGGTCCGCTTCCAGAGCCTGGACGAGACGCACACACGGGTCGAACTCGTGATGGACGTCGAAGGCACTGGCGTAGCGGAGAAGGGCGCGGACATGCTCGGCATGATCGACCGCCGCGTGAAGGGAGACATGCGGCGCTTCAAGGAGTACATCGAGCAGCGCGGCGGCGAATCCGGCGCATGGCGTGGCCGCGTCACCCCTGGATGA
- a CDS encoding alcohol dehydrogenase catalytic domain-containing protein — protein sequence MRALTWQGKRDVRVDTVPDPVLKEDSDIVVRITSTGICGSDLHLYEVMGPYLDPGDILGHEPMGIVEEVGTAVSSLAVGDRVVIPFNLSCGHCFMCERGLQSQCETTQVRERGMGAALFGYTKLYGQVPGGQAEFLRVPFGDSLPIKVPPGPPDERYVYLSDVLPTAWQAVEYANFLPGGTVTVLGLGPIGEMAGRIAQHRGASMVIGVDLVPARLARTAARGVDVLDASRHGKDLGDAIRELTNGRGTDAVIDAVGMEAHGAPIARAAQWITGLLPDTLAARLMEHAGVDRLNALYGAIDVVRRGGTISLAGVYGGAADPLPMLTMFDKQIQFRMGQANVKHWVDDIMPLLNDEDVLGVEGFATHTMPLEDGPDAYEMFQHKTDGMIKTLLKP from the coding sequence ATGCGCGCGCTGACATGGCAGGGAAAGCGGGATGTGCGAGTCGACACCGTGCCGGATCCGGTGCTGAAAGAAGACTCGGACATCGTTGTCCGGATCACATCCACCGGTATCTGCGGTTCGGATCTCCATCTGTACGAAGTGATGGGGCCGTACCTCGATCCGGGCGACATTCTCGGACACGAGCCCATGGGCATCGTCGAAGAGGTTGGCACGGCGGTGTCCTCGCTCGCTGTCGGCGACCGGGTCGTCATTCCGTTCAACCTTTCGTGCGGACACTGTTTCATGTGTGAACGAGGCCTGCAGTCGCAGTGCGAAACCACGCAGGTTCGCGAACGGGGCATGGGAGCCGCGCTCTTCGGCTACACCAAGCTGTATGGCCAAGTGCCGGGCGGGCAGGCTGAGTTCCTCAGGGTTCCCTTCGGGGACAGCCTTCCGATCAAGGTGCCACCAGGTCCGCCCGACGAGCGTTACGTCTATCTGTCCGATGTCCTGCCCACCGCCTGGCAGGCGGTGGAGTACGCCAACTTCCTGCCCGGCGGTACGGTCACGGTTCTGGGCCTCGGGCCGATCGGCGAGATGGCCGGCCGTATCGCCCAGCATCGGGGCGCGAGCATGGTCATCGGCGTCGACCTGGTGCCCGCCAGGCTCGCTCGGACCGCTGCCCGCGGCGTCGACGTGCTCGACGCGAGCCGGCACGGCAAGGATCTGGGCGACGCCATCCGTGAACTGACCAACGGGCGGGGAACGGACGCCGTGATCGACGCCGTCGGCATGGAGGCGCATGGCGCACCGATCGCGAGGGCCGCCCAATGGATCACCGGCCTGTTGCCCGATACCCTCGCCGCGCGACTGATGGAGCACGCCGGGGTCGACCGCCTGAACGCGCTCTACGGCGCGATCGACGTCGTACGACGCGGCGGCACGATCTCGCTGGCCGGCGTCTATGGCGGCGCGGCCGATCCGCTGCCCATGCTGACCATGTTCGACAAGCAGATCCAATTCCGGATGGGACAGGCGAACGTCAAGCACTGGGTGGACGACATCATGCCGCTGCTCAACGACGAGGACGTACTCGGAGTCGAGGGCTTCGCCACTCACACGATGCCGCTGGAGGACGGTCCGGATGCCTACGAGATGTTCCAGCACAAGACGGACGGCATGATCAAGACCCTCCTGAAGCCGTGA
- a CDS encoding DUF6381 family protein produces MSDGSGSGSHVRQLRQEAEGLNQEAERATDSQERQRLQDKARRLLALSEQESAMAAGDIYPQE; encoded by the coding sequence ATGAGTGATGGAAGCGGATCCGGAAGTCACGTCCGTCAGCTGCGACAGGAGGCTGAGGGGCTCAATCAGGAGGCGGAGCGGGCGACCGATTCGCAGGAGCGGCAGCGGCTCCAGGACAAGGCGCGCAGGCTGCTCGCGCTGAGCGAGCAGGAGAGCGCCATGGCCGCAGGGGACATCTACCCCCAGGAGTGA
- a CDS encoding MMPL family transporter, translating to MFDRIAELALNRGRLVLTLTVVAVIAMGAIGFGAFGKLLGGGFEDPSAPSARAQELIDERFGGESNLVLLVRADDGAIDSPAAERGGHALTSQLRGEPTVANVISYWDSPTPALTSRDGNEALVLAHVKGDDSEQGENASAIIDEYTGDHNGLTVQAGGSAAVGDEVPTQVAKDLVLAESIAVPLILILLVVAFGSVVAALLPLVIGLIAIVGTFAELYVLGSLTSVSVFSINLTTALGLGLGIDYALLMISRFREHLAQGAPVPEALRHTVRTAGRTITFSAATVAAALAALLVFPQYFLRSFAYAGIGVVAVAAVSALLVIPALLAVLGHRVNNGRLPWAQTVRSAEAPLWGRLARTVMRRPALTALPVLAVLLLAASPLLGVSFGTPDERVLPESAQSRQVATAVKSDFTGSDESAVQIVTGGPVTPVGLRTYATDISRLDGAVRVETSAGTFRDGRFAPPGPANAALGRPDAQRITVVTDLTPKSGEAQNLVKDVRAVDPPAGTEALVGGTDARLIDSKASIADRLPAAIGLVAGSTFLILFLFTGSVVQPLRALVLNAISLSAAIGIMVWIFQDGHLSSLLGFTPQPMDTSMTVLMFCIAFGLSMDYEVFVTSRIKELHDAGADTETAVTSGLSHTGRIVTMAAGLLAVSFFAFGTANVSFIQMFGLGSGLAILIDAVAVRGVLVPAAMRLLGRTAWYAPRPLRAVHGRLGLTDSAPAEDERTPAKV from the coding sequence CGGATTCGAGGATCCGAGCGCGCCCTCGGCCCGCGCCCAGGAACTCATCGACGAGAGGTTCGGCGGCGAGAGCAACCTCGTCCTGCTCGTCCGGGCCGACGACGGCGCCATCGACTCCCCCGCCGCCGAGCGTGGCGGCCACGCCCTCACCTCGCAGCTGCGCGGCGAACCCACCGTGGCGAATGTGATCTCGTACTGGGACAGCCCCACCCCGGCGCTGACCTCCCGGGACGGGAACGAGGCGCTGGTACTGGCCCACGTCAAGGGCGACGACAGCGAGCAGGGCGAAAACGCCTCGGCGATCATCGACGAGTACACCGGCGACCACAACGGGCTGACGGTGCAGGCCGGCGGATCGGCCGCGGTCGGCGACGAAGTGCCCACCCAGGTCGCCAAGGACCTCGTGCTCGCCGAGAGCATCGCCGTGCCACTGATCCTCATCCTGCTCGTGGTCGCGTTCGGCAGCGTGGTGGCAGCACTGTTGCCCCTGGTCATCGGGCTGATCGCGATCGTCGGCACCTTCGCCGAGCTCTATGTGCTCGGCAGCCTCACCAGCGTGTCGGTCTTCTCGATCAACCTCACCACGGCCCTCGGCCTGGGCCTGGGCATCGACTACGCCCTGCTCATGATCAGCCGGTTCCGGGAGCACCTCGCGCAGGGCGCCCCCGTCCCCGAAGCGCTCCGGCACACCGTACGGACGGCTGGGCGGACCATCACCTTCTCCGCGGCCACCGTCGCCGCCGCACTCGCCGCTCTGCTGGTCTTCCCGCAATACTTCCTGCGCTCCTTCGCCTACGCCGGCATCGGCGTGGTGGCCGTCGCCGCCGTCAGCGCCCTGCTCGTCATCCCGGCGCTGCTCGCCGTGCTGGGCCACCGGGTCAACAACGGCCGGCTGCCCTGGGCGCAGACCGTGCGCAGCGCCGAGGCGCCCCTGTGGGGCCGGCTGGCCCGCACGGTCATGCGCAGGCCCGCCCTGACCGCTCTGCCGGTCCTCGCGGTACTGCTGCTCGCCGCGAGCCCCTTGCTCGGCGTCTCCTTCGGCACGCCGGACGAGCGAGTGCTTCCGGAGAGCGCCCAGAGCCGGCAAGTCGCCACCGCGGTGAAGAGCGACTTCACCGGCAGCGACGAGTCGGCGGTACAGATCGTCACCGGCGGCCCGGTCACCCCGGTCGGCCTGCGTACGTACGCGACGGACATCTCGCGGCTCGACGGCGCGGTCCGGGTGGAGACCTCCGCCGGCACCTTCCGGGACGGCCGCTTCGCCCCGCCCGGGCCCGCGAACGCCGCGCTGGGCCGGCCCGACGCCCAGCGGATCACCGTCGTCACCGACCTCACCCCCAAGTCGGGCGAGGCACAGAACCTGGTCAAGGACGTGCGGGCGGTGGATCCGCCCGCCGGGACCGAGGCCCTGGTCGGCGGAACCGACGCGCGGCTCATCGACTCCAAGGCCTCGATCGCGGACCGGCTCCCGGCCGCCATAGGCCTCGTCGCGGGCAGCACGTTCCTGATCCTCTTCCTGTTCACGGGCAGCGTGGTCCAGCCACTGCGAGCGCTGGTCCTCAACGCCATCAGCCTCAGCGCGGCCATCGGCATCATGGTGTGGATCTTCCAGGACGGCCACCTGTCGTCCCTGCTCGGCTTCACACCACAGCCGATGGACACCTCGATGACGGTGCTCATGTTCTGCATCGCCTTCGGCCTGTCCATGGACTACGAGGTCTTCGTTACCAGCCGGATCAAGGAGCTGCACGACGCGGGCGCCGACACCGAGACCGCCGTCACCAGCGGGCTCTCACACACCGGACGGATCGTGACCATGGCAGCCGGGCTACTCGCGGTGAGCTTCTTCGCCTTCGGCACGGCCAATGTCAGCTTCATCCAGATGTTCGGGCTCGGCAGCGGGCTGGCGATCCTCATCGACGCCGTGGCCGTACGCGGGGTACTCGTACCGGCGGCCATGCGGCTGCTGGGGCGTACGGCCTGGTACGCGCCGAGGCCGCTGCGCGCGGTGCACGGGCGGCTCGGCCTCACCGACTCCGCGCCCGCCGAGGACGAGCGGACACCCGCCAAGGTCTGA
- a CDS encoding CsbD family protein has translation MAEGKKIRGKTQETVGKAEEATGRATGKSDLRAKGKADQVEGKTRQAAGKMEDVAKGTAEEAKGKARKHK, from the coding sequence ATGGCTGAGGGCAAGAAGATTCGCGGCAAGACCCAGGAGACCGTGGGCAAGGCCGAGGAAGCGACCGGACGCGCTACGGGCAAGAGCGACCTCCGCGCCAAGGGCAAGGCAGACCAGGTCGAGGGAAAGACCCGTCAGGCGGCGGGAAAGATGGAGGACGTGGCGAAGGGTACGGCGGAGGAGGCCAAGGGAAAGGCCCGCAAGCATAAGTGA
- a CDS encoding phage holin family protein, with amino-acid sequence MDRSLDQPPRQDSDASASELVRQASEQISQLTRQELALAQAEMQRKAKQFGTGGGLLGGAGAVGFIALQAIAATAIVALDLIWPLWGAALTVTIVLLAAAGALAAMGKKQVGKAAPPTPEQAIDSVKNDIAEIKERAQR; translated from the coding sequence ATGGACAGGTCGCTGGACCAGCCGCCACGTCAGGACTCTGATGCGTCCGCGAGCGAGCTGGTCAGGCAGGCATCCGAGCAGATCTCCCAACTGACGCGTCAGGAACTGGCACTGGCGCAGGCAGAGATGCAGCGCAAGGCCAAACAATTCGGGACCGGGGGCGGACTTCTCGGTGGCGCCGGCGCGGTCGGTTTCATCGCGCTGCAGGCCATCGCGGCCACCGCGATCGTGGCTCTGGACCTGATCTGGCCGCTGTGGGGGGCCGCACTGACCGTGACCATAGTCCTGCTCGCGGCGGCCGGTGCGCTCGCAGCCATGGGCAAGAAGCAGGTTGGCAAGGCCGCCCCGCCCACCCCCGAGCAAGCCATCGACAGTGTCAAGAACGACATCGCCGAGATCAAGGAGAGGGCACAACGATGA
- a CDS encoding gas vesicle protein K encodes MDPESVERGLAGLVLTIVELLRQLMERQALRRIEDGGLSDEQIEQLGLTLMALEKRVEELREHFGLSPDDLNIDLGPLGPLLPPEH; translated from the coding sequence ATGGACCCCGAGTCGGTGGAGCGAGGGCTGGCCGGTCTGGTGCTGACCATCGTCGAACTGCTGCGCCAGTTGATGGAACGGCAGGCATTGCGCCGCATCGAAGACGGAGGCCTCAGTGACGAGCAGATCGAACAGCTCGGGCTCACGTTGATGGCACTGGAAAAGCGCGTCGAAGAGCTGCGGGAGCACTTCGGCCTGTCACCGGATGATTTGAACATAGATCTCGGCCCGCTGGGCCCTCTGCTGCCTCCTGAGCATTGA
- a CDS encoding GlsB/YeaQ/YmgE family stress response membrane protein, protein MEISGIISAIVIGTVIGVLGRLVVPGRQRIGVLWTIAVGIVAAFVGSAIASAFDVADTEGVDWVEWLFQIGLAALGVAAVERVKLRRR, encoded by the coding sequence ATGGAAATCTCGGGCATTATTAGCGCGATTGTGATCGGTACGGTCATAGGTGTGCTCGGCCGGCTCGTGGTCCCAGGACGTCAGCGCATAGGCGTCCTCTGGACGATCGCGGTCGGCATCGTGGCCGCCTTTGTGGGCTCGGCCATTGCCTCAGCCTTCGATGTCGCCGACACCGAGGGCGTCGACTGGGTCGAGTGGCTCTTCCAGATCGGCTTGGCCGCCCTTGGTGTCGCAGCGGTCGAGCGGGTCAAGCTCCGACGACGCTGA
- a CDS encoding DUF3618 domain-containing protein has product MTDKSQNNDSVPTAEELRRQVEETRSELGETVEALAAKADIKAQAQQKAAKVKTQVQDKAAHALHVAHDKTPEPVREKAAHARQELTERAHTLGAKIHDTTPEPVREKAGRTAQFARGNRARLIAGAIALTVILVVGRKRRST; this is encoded by the coding sequence ATGACGGACAAGTCTCAGAACAACGACTCCGTACCTACCGCTGAAGAGCTGCGCCGGCAGGTGGAGGAGACCCGTTCGGAACTCGGAGAGACCGTCGAGGCGTTGGCCGCCAAGGCCGACATCAAGGCCCAGGCGCAGCAGAAGGCGGCGAAGGTCAAGACCCAGGTACAGGACAAGGCCGCCCACGCCCTCCATGTGGCCCACGACAAGACTCCCGAGCCGGTACGCGAGAAGGCCGCGCACGCCAGGCAAGAGCTGACGGAGAGGGCCCATACCCTCGGAGCGAAGATCCACGACACCACCCCGGAGCCGGTGCGTGAGAAGGCCGGCCGGACGGCGCAGTTCGCGCGCGGCAACCGCGCCCGGCTGATCGCCGGGGCAATCGCGCTGACTGTCATCCTCGTCGTCGGCCGTAAGAGGAGGAGCACATGA
- a CDS encoding YihY/virulence factor BrkB family protein yields MWQRKRNDLHQQEGGDVSARRGADSQLGGGPGPDPQVEHAAPDGPTAMGKKSWWAVLKRTVAEFKDDELADRAAALTYYGVLALFPALLVLVSLLGIVSESATQSILDNIKKMAPGSARDVITNAVEQLQGQSGTGSVLAIAGLLLALWSASGYVAAFIRSSNAVYDIPEGRPVWKVLPVRLGLTVVLMALACVSALMVVFTGGLAREVGTALGIGDTALTVWSIAKWPVLVVLVTSMIAILYWASPNAKGRGFRWITPGSLLALAIWMVASAGFALYVANFGSYNKTYGTLAGVIIFLIWLWITNLAILLGLEFDAELTRQRAIIGGLPEEEEPYVEPRDTRKWTDEERAEMGDV; encoded by the coding sequence ATGTGGCAGCGCAAGCGCAATGACCTTCACCAGCAAGAGGGTGGGGACGTGAGTGCCCGCCGTGGGGCAGATTCGCAACTCGGGGGCGGGCCGGGGCCGGATCCGCAGGTGGAGCATGCTGCCCCGGACGGGCCCACGGCGATGGGGAAGAAGTCGTGGTGGGCAGTGCTGAAGCGGACGGTGGCGGAGTTCAAGGACGACGAGTTGGCCGACCGGGCAGCGGCGCTGACGTACTACGGGGTGCTGGCGCTCTTTCCCGCTCTGCTGGTCCTCGTCTCGCTGCTCGGCATCGTGAGTGAGTCGGCGACCCAGAGCATTCTGGACAACATCAAGAAGATGGCCCCGGGCTCGGCCCGGGATGTCATCACCAACGCGGTCGAGCAGCTCCAGGGCCAAAGCGGCACGGGTTCTGTGCTGGCGATTGCCGGCCTGCTGCTGGCGCTGTGGTCGGCGTCCGGATATGTGGCGGCGTTCATCCGCTCCTCCAACGCCGTCTATGACATCCCCGAGGGCCGGCCGGTGTGGAAGGTGCTGCCGGTGCGGCTCGGCCTCACCGTGGTGCTGATGGCCCTTGCCTGTGTCAGCGCATTGATGGTGGTTTTCACCGGCGGACTGGCTCGAGAGGTCGGCACGGCGCTCGGGATCGGGGACACGGCACTCACCGTTTGGTCCATTGCCAAGTGGCCGGTGCTGGTGGTGCTGGTCACCAGCATGATCGCGATCCTCTACTGGGCGTCACCGAACGCGAAGGGCCGCGGATTCAGGTGGATCACCCCGGGGAGTCTCCTGGCCCTGGCGATCTGGATGGTCGCCTCAGCCGGCTTTGCTCTGTACGTCGCGAACTTCGGCTCCTACAACAAGACGTACGGCACCCTGGCCGGAGTGATCATCTTTCTGATCTGGCTCTGGATTACCAATCTCGCGATCCTGCTGGGCCTGGAATTCGATGCGGAGCTGACCCGCCAACGGGCGATCATCGGCGGCCTCCCCGAAGAGGAAGAGCCCTACGTCGAGCCACGGGACACCCGCAAATGGACCGACGAGGAACGCGCCGAGATGGGCGACGTCTGA
- a CDS encoding DUF4235 domain-containing protein, protein MKASKIAYKPVGLALGAVSGALAGAVFKQVWKAVGHDEDAPDATDQDRNWREVMLAATLQGAIFSAVKAAVDRGGATAVHRLTGTWPG, encoded by the coding sequence ATGAAAGCTTCCAAAATCGCCTACAAGCCGGTCGGCTTGGCCCTCGGAGCGGTGAGCGGTGCCCTGGCCGGTGCGGTCTTCAAGCAGGTGTGGAAGGCGGTCGGCCACGACGAGGATGCTCCTGACGCCACCGACCAAGACCGCAACTGGCGGGAAGTCATGCTCGCCGCCACCCTGCAGGGTGCGATCTTTTCGGCGGTCAAGGCGGCCGTCGACCGCGGCGGCGCCACCGCCGTACACCGCCTGACCGGAACCTGGCCCGGCTGA
- a CDS encoding STAS domain-containing protein, which translates to MASATGAFEEPGPRPARPVAASTDMSRLAVTVTASAGHRARMVVVGEIDLDSAADLRRVLTGALHASTALEIDLARVSFCDCSGLHALIDTWQWARSRGQTVVVIETSPCVRRLLDLTDTLGLLTTTTRAESDSDPPTLDGDERAVAESDGRDHPGRPGPPPLRHGPDDADVGF; encoded by the coding sequence ATGGCTTCCGCCACAGGCGCCTTCGAGGAGCCTGGACCCCGCCCTGCGCGCCCCGTCGCCGCCTCCACCGACATGAGCCGCCTCGCCGTCACCGTGACCGCGTCCGCTGGTCACCGCGCCCGAATGGTCGTGGTCGGCGAAATCGACCTGGACAGCGCAGCAGACCTGCGTCGGGTGCTCACCGGTGCCCTGCACGCGTCCACTGCGCTCGAAATCGATCTCGCCAGGGTCTCCTTTTGTGACTGCTCCGGCCTGCATGCCCTCATCGACACCTGGCAATGGGCACGGTCGCGGGGTCAGACGGTAGTCGTGATCGAGACCAGCCCGTGCGTGCGGAGGCTGTTGGACCTGACCGACACCCTTGGCCTGCTCACCACCACGACCCGCGCCGAGTCGGACAGCGATCCGCCCACGCTTGATGGTGACGAGCGAGCCGTGGCCGAGTCGGACGGGCGAGATCACCCAGGTCGGCCAGGGCCGCCACCGCTACGGCATGGTCCCGATGATGCTGATGTCGGCTTCTGA
- a CDS encoding gas vesicle protein yields MADDQQSPVPQQSQVPYAFEGQQVALVDLLDRVLAGGVVIAGEITLSIADVALVRISLRALVASIRPGMEDSLAAESDARAVERPR; encoded by the coding sequence GTGGCCGACGACCAGCAATCGCCCGTACCGCAGCAGTCCCAAGTGCCGTACGCCTTCGAGGGACAGCAGGTCGCGCTGGTCGACCTGCTTGACCGGGTGCTGGCCGGAGGTGTGGTCATCGCCGGGGAGATCACATTGAGTATCGCCGATGTCGCCCTCGTCCGGATCTCGCTGCGCGCGCTCGTCGCCTCCATCCGTCCCGGCATGGAGGACTCGCTTGCCGCGGAGTCAGACGCACGCGCTGTGGAGCGCCCGCGATGA
- a CDS encoding FAD-dependent oxidoreductase gives MTSLPGLPTSYWMEAETKGSHPPPEHDEEADVAVIGGGMAGLCTAWEIARAGRSVILVEANRLGSGVTGHTTAKLSALQGLTYGHLRSAFGPRTAQLYATSQLEAVEQVGQVSAELGIDCEWERCDAYSYATRDGAVDELRTEADAAEEAGLAAEFVPGTGLPFPVSGAVRASGQAQFHPLKFLAGLVDDLSERGGRIVEGTRVTRLREGSPCRLTTSRGVRITARDVVVATHYPIFDRALLFARMASRRELVVTGLIPKELDPQGMYHTQEQRTRSVRTAPHDAERRLLIVTGEKFTPGAGQVRERYERLSSWMREHFPAAEPAHRWAAQDNWTTDQVPFVGPLHPAARHTYVATGFGGWGLSGGVMAGRLLTSLITGGDDLPWARLYDPRRLHLLREGRALAERQVDTARHFVGDRLSPPRPDRLAELPRGSGTVVRSGARHLAVYREEDGSLRALSARCTHLGCLVQFNDAERTWECPCHGSRFDTDGSVVQGPAVRPLQARAETEAPSDERRGPG, from the coding sequence ATGACCTCGCTGCCCGGCCTGCCCACGTCGTACTGGATGGAAGCGGAGACAAAGGGTTCCCACCCCCCGCCGGAACACGACGAGGAAGCCGATGTCGCTGTGATCGGCGGCGGCATGGCAGGGCTCTGCACGGCATGGGAGATTGCGCGCGCCGGGCGTTCCGTGATTTTGGTGGAGGCGAATCGGCTCGGGTCCGGCGTCACTGGGCACACCACCGCAAAGCTGTCCGCTCTCCAAGGACTCACCTACGGACATCTCCGGTCCGCCTTCGGGCCCCGCACGGCCCAGCTGTACGCCACCTCGCAACTGGAGGCCGTCGAACAGGTCGGACAAGTCAGCGCCGAGTTGGGCATCGACTGCGAGTGGGAGCGTTGCGACGCCTACAGCTATGCCACCCGCGACGGCGCGGTCGACGAGCTGCGTACGGAGGCAGATGCGGCCGAGGAGGCTGGTCTGGCCGCGGAGTTCGTACCCGGTACGGGGCTTCCGTTCCCTGTGTCCGGCGCCGTCCGCGCGAGCGGACAGGCACAGTTCCATCCGCTCAAGTTCCTGGCGGGCCTTGTGGATGATCTGAGCGAGCGCGGCGGCCGCATCGTCGAAGGCACCCGCGTGACCCGGCTGCGGGAAGGCTCTCCGTGTCGGCTGACCACGTCGAGAGGGGTCCGCATCACGGCCCGCGATGTTGTGGTCGCCACGCACTACCCGATCTTCGACCGCGCTCTGCTGTTCGCCCGGATGGCCTCGCGCCGTGAACTGGTCGTCACCGGGCTGATTCCGAAAGAGCTCGATCCACAGGGGATGTACCACACCCAGGAGCAACGGACACGGTCGGTGCGTACCGCCCCGCACGACGCCGAACGGCGACTGCTGATCGTCACCGGAGAGAAGTTCACACCGGGGGCCGGGCAGGTGCGGGAGCGGTATGAGCGGCTGAGCTCGTGGATGCGAGAGCACTTCCCGGCTGCCGAACCGGCTCACCGCTGGGCGGCGCAGGACAACTGGACCACCGACCAGGTCCCCTTCGTCGGGCCGCTCCATCCCGCCGCCCGCCACACCTATGTCGCGACCGGTTTCGGCGGCTGGGGGCTGAGTGGTGGCGTGATGGCCGGCCGGCTTCTCACCTCACTGATCACGGGCGGCGATGATCTGCCCTGGGCCCGTCTGTACGACCCGCGGCGGCTGCACCTGCTGCGCGAAGGCCGCGCCTTGGCCGAGCGCCAAGTGGACACTGCGCGGCACTTCGTCGGTGACCGGCTCTCCCCACCCCGGCCGGACCGCCTCGCCGAGCTCCCGAGGGGCAGTGGCACCGTCGTACGCAGTGGAGCGCGGCACCTTGCCGTCTACCGCGAGGAGGACGGCTCACTGCGCGCGCTGTCGGCGCGGTGCACACACCTCGGCTGCCTGGTGCAGTTCAACGACGCCGAGCGGACCTGGGAATGCCCCTGCCACGGCTCTCGCTTCGACACTGATGGCAGCGTGGTGCAGGGGCCGGCGGTGCGTCCCTTGCAGGCTCGTGCAGAGACTGAAGCGCCCTCTGACGAGCGCCGGGGACCCGGCTGA
- a CDS encoding helix-turn-helix domain-containing protein: MEEAPAPRTTWTFLTSHARVLMAISRDPWIRVRDLAGRLGLTERTVQAVVSDLESAGYLSHTREGRRNRYHLIGGRFRHPAEEQRDIAPLLEIFEAQGADGGQGNSTAQTVPEGRNRDTARSHDEPRNA; this comes from the coding sequence ATGGAGGAAGCCCCTGCGCCACGTACCACGTGGACGTTCCTGACCAGCCATGCGCGCGTGCTCATGGCCATCTCACGCGATCCGTGGATCCGGGTTCGTGATCTTGCCGGGAGGCTCGGGCTGACCGAGCGGACCGTCCAGGCCGTGGTCTCCGATCTGGAATCGGCCGGATATCTCTCGCACACGCGCGAAGGCCGCCGGAACAGGTACCACCTGATCGGGGGCAGATTCCGTCATCCTGCGGAAGAGCAGCGGGACATTGCGCCACTCCTGGAAATCTTCGAAGCCCAGGGGGCCGACGGTGGGCAGGGCAACTCGACGGCCCAGACGGTTCCGGAGGGCCGCAACCGCGACACGGCACGCTCGCACGACGAGCCTCGCAACGCGTAG
- a CDS encoding formylglycine-generating enzyme family protein: MTAIPPGQVTLSDRRTQRSWSVELAPYRLAAFPITQERYAQVTGQWLGASPGDQFPVEGVSWMDAVRFCNALSQREGLTPAYRLDDGADGIKWDTSANGYRLPTEAEWEHACRAGTTGAQYGHLDEIAWHRGNSQERIHEVGGKRPNAWGLYDMLGNVWEWCWDLYDAEVYGTYRVLRGGGWFDERWSCRASVRRRSHPTFQVDDVGFRVARSIAR; the protein is encoded by the coding sequence ATGACTGCCATCCCGCCGGGTCAAGTGACGCTGTCGGACCGGCGAACGCAGCGCAGTTGGTCGGTCGAGCTTGCGCCATATCGGCTCGCGGCGTTCCCGATCACCCAGGAGCGGTACGCACAAGTCACCGGCCAGTGGCTGGGCGCGTCACCGGGCGACCAGTTCCCTGTCGAGGGTGTTTCATGGATGGACGCGGTCCGGTTCTGCAACGCGCTGTCCCAGCGCGAGGGGTTGACGCCCGCGTACCGCCTCGATGACGGCGCCGACGGTATTAAGTGGGACACATCCGCCAACGGGTACCGGCTGCCGACGGAGGCCGAGTGGGAGCACGCATGCCGTGCCGGTACGACCGGCGCGCAGTACGGGCACCTCGACGAGATCGCTTGGCATCGCGGCAACTCGCAGGAGCGGATTCACGAGGTGGGCGGCAAGCGGCCCAACGCGTGGGGCCTGTACGACATGCTGGGCAACGTCTGGGAGTGGTGCTGGGACCTCTACGACGCCGAGGTCTACGGCACCTATCGGGTGCTGCGTGGCGGCGGGTGGTTCGACGAGCGCTGGAGCTGCCGGGCCTCCGTGAGGCGTCGCAGCCACCCGACCTTCCAGGTCGACGACGTGGGATTCCGCGTCGCGCGTTCCATCGCGCGCTGA